A genomic segment from bacterium HR17 encodes:
- the hflC_1 gene encoding Modulator of FtsH protease HflC, whose amino-acid sequence MEALIQLFMQLGALIVVAIILLVSQSVRIVQEWERGVVLRLGKFNRVLSPGIQFIIPVIERVIKVDLRVFVVDVPKQEIITKDNVTVKVNAVVYFRVMDPAAALIRVENYLYATQQVAQTTLRDVVGQSELDELLAHREELNQRLQRIIDAATDPWGIKVDMVAIKDVELPDAMKRAMARQAEAERERRAKVIHAQGEYQAAETLAQAAEIMGRHPGSLQLRFLQTLTEVATERSTIVVMPVPIDVLAAFMTDRRAAALPSQPATGGKE is encoded by the coding sequence ATGGAAGCGTTGATACAACTGTTCATGCAGTTGGGCGCTTTAATCGTCGTGGCGATCATCTTGTTGGTATCACAGTCGGTGCGTATCGTTCAGGAATGGGAGCGGGGCGTCGTCCTTCGGCTAGGAAAATTCAACCGCGTCCTGTCGCCCGGCATTCAGTTCATCATCCCGGTCATTGAGCGGGTCATTAAGGTGGACTTGCGCGTTTTCGTCGTGGATGTGCCCAAGCAGGAAATCATCACCAAAGACAATGTGACCGTCAAGGTCAACGCTGTCGTTTACTTTCGGGTGATGGACCCAGCAGCGGCGCTCATCCGCGTGGAAAACTACCTTTACGCCACGCAGCAGGTCGCCCAGACAACTTTGCGGGATGTCGTCGGCCAAAGCGAACTGGACGAACTTTTGGCGCACCGCGAGGAGCTCAACCAACGCCTGCAACGCATCATCGACGCGGCGACAGACCCTTGGGGCATCAAAGTGGATATGGTCGCTATCAAGGATGTGGAACTGCCTGACGCGATGAAACGGGCAATGGCGCGACAGGCGGAAGCAGAACGCGAGCGGCGGGCAAAGGTCATCCACGCGCAGGGCGAATACCAAGCGGCGGAAACATTGGCGCAAGCGGCAGAAATTATGGGGCGCCATCCTGGCTCGCTACAGTTGCGCTTCCTCCAAACGCTGACCGAAGTCGCGACGGAGCGCAGCACGATCGTCGTCATGCCCGTTCCCATTGATGTCCTGGCAGCGTTCATGACGGACCGCCGAGCAGCGGCGTTGCCGTCCCAGCCGGCGACAGGTGGCAAGGAGTGA
- the rpsF gene encoding 30S ribosomal protein S6 — translation MNETEQKVTETAQDEPRTAEATAAVPAPAEAVPPTELEIAESPAPVPSVPSERPKTPPKGSRSYELIFLVDAGLPKGDLNGLIEKLQTFIEQRDGAVENVRVSDVRRLAYEIKKRTHGVYVVVNFWIQPAHIAELERMLRLDDRVLRHMVILTRAS, via the coding sequence ATGAACGAAACTGAGCAAAAGGTCACCGAGACCGCACAGGACGAACCGCGCACTGCCGAAGCGACGGCGGCTGTGCCAGCGCCCGCTGAAGCGGTGCCGCCGACGGAATTGGAGATAGCGGAATCGCCCGCGCCCGTCCCCTCAGTTCCATCCGAACGCCCCAAAACGCCCCCAAAAGGGAGCCGCAGTTATGAACTTATCTTCCTCGTGGATGCCGGGTTGCCGAAAGGGGACTTGAACGGGTTGATTGAGAAGTTGCAAACTTTCATAGAACAGCGCGACGGCGCCGTGGAAAATGTCCGCGTGTCGGATGTCCGTCGGCTCGCTTACGAGATCAAAAAGCGCACGCATGGCGTCTATGTCGTCGTTAACTTCTGGATCCAGCCGGCGCACATTGCGGAGTTGGAGCGCATGCTGCGTTTGGATGACCGTGTCCTGAGGCACATGGTCATTCTCACTCGGGCATCCTGA
- the rpsR gene encoding 30S ribosomal protein S18, translating into MKRPMTARRKKKKRCQWCMEGIRYIDYKSVSRLQRFMDSKGKILPRRQTGNCARHQRQLAVAIKRARTMGLLPFVVY; encoded by the coding sequence GTGAAACGCCCGATGACGGCGCGTCGCAAAAAGAAAAAGCGCTGCCAATGGTGCATGGAAGGCATCCGCTACATTGACTACAAGAGCGTTAGCCGGTTGCAACGCTTCATGGACAGCAAGGGCAAAATCCTGCCCCGGCGCCAGACGGGCAACTGCGCCCGCCACCAACGCCAATTGGCGGTCGCCATCAAGCGGGCGCGCACCATGGGGTTACTGCCTTTCGTTGTCTACTGA
- the pcm_2 gene encoding Protein-L-isoaspartate O-methyltransferase produces the protein MERWFAARWDNGKPPKDVETRLAQLRAAMVEHQLRRRGIRDERVLSAFLKVPRHRFVRPQDRWQAYEDHPLPIGYGQTISQPYIVALMTELLELRGDERVLEIGTGSGYQAAILAELAREVITVERIPELAHRAQQVLAELGYTNVTVVVGDGSLGVPEHAPFDAIVVTAAAPHPPKPLLHQLKDGGRLVIPIGDRHIQELVRFVRRGDEWQQERYGPCLFVPLIGKESWRGSDSEGGLETL, from the coding sequence ATGGAGCGATGGTTCGCCGCGCGTTGGGATAACGGTAAACCACCCAAAGATGTGGAGACCCGCCTCGCTCAGTTGCGGGCAGCGATGGTGGAACACCAGTTGCGCCGGCGTGGGATTCGCGATGAACGCGTGTTATCCGCTTTTTTGAAAGTGCCCCGTCACCGCTTCGTGCGCCCGCAAGACCGATGGCAGGCGTATGAAGACCACCCTTTGCCCATCGGCTACGGGCAAACGATTTCGCAACCTTACATCGTGGCGTTGATGACCGAACTGTTGGAGTTGCGAGGCGACGAACGCGTGTTGGAAATCGGGACAGGGTCGGGTTACCAAGCCGCCATCTTGGCGGAGTTAGCCCGCGAAGTGATCACTGTGGAGCGCATCCCCGAACTGGCGCACCGTGCCCAACAGGTCTTAGCCGAGTTGGGTTACACCAATGTGACGGTGGTGGTTGGCGATGGGTCATTGGGGGTGCCAGAGCACGCACCCTTTGACGCCATCGTCGTGACAGCAGCCGCCCCGCACCCCCCAAAACCGTTGCTCCATCAACTTAAAGACGGAGGGCGTCTGGTCATCCCGATCGGTGACCGCCACATCCAGGAATTGGTTCGGTTCGTCCGGCGCGGTGACGAATGGCAACAAGAGCGGTACGGACCGTGCCTCTTCGTCCCCCTCATCGGCAAAGAAAGTTGGCGCGGCAGCGACAGTGAGGGAGGATTGGAGACCCTGTGA
- the dagK_1 gene encoding Diacylglycerol kinase: MSATRRWETVLLIVNPHAGGGKGRRWAARLEAALRQRFARVRTVLTEKSGSAAEAVARYDAELVVVAGGDGVFHDAINGAMQTRRSLPFILVPIGTGNVLASNLGIPKDPLRALAASLDGQLCPLDLGQAHDRFFHCSLGIGLDAYVVAQMEAERASQVKRLLGKVAYLLAALRHSVRYEWSHVRIEAELADGCEACWERDAWLVLVTNVADYGGVNIAPDARPDDGALDLVVLPAHSKVDYFRFGVLGWLGWHLRHPEVVVRPIRRARIVSAPPVPTQLDGEPAPTTPVDVQVVPRALTVLLPRTPLRAQHRVASTL; the protein is encoded by the coding sequence ATGAGCGCTACGCGTCGGTGGGAAACGGTATTGCTGATCGTCAACCCACACGCCGGTGGTGGTAAAGGACGGCGTTGGGCTGCGCGTTTAGAAGCCGCTTTGCGGCAGCGTTTCGCCCGCGTGCGCACGGTCTTGACAGAGAAATCCGGCAGCGCTGCCGAGGCAGTCGCTCGCTACGACGCTGAGTTGGTCGTTGTAGCCGGTGGTGACGGGGTTTTCCACGACGCCATCAATGGGGCGATGCAGACTCGTCGGTCGCTCCCGTTCATTTTGGTGCCCATCGGGACGGGCAATGTCCTCGCATCTAACCTCGGCATTCCCAAAGACCCGTTGCGGGCGTTAGCCGCGTCTTTGGACGGTCAGTTGTGTCCGTTGGACTTGGGACAAGCCCACGACCGCTTCTTTCACTGCAGTTTGGGTATCGGGTTGGACGCGTATGTGGTTGCTCAGATGGAAGCGGAGCGTGCCAGCCAGGTCAAACGCCTGCTGGGCAAAGTCGCTTATCTCCTTGCCGCGTTGCGCCACAGCGTGCGTTACGAGTGGTCTCATGTCCGCATAGAAGCGGAATTGGCGGATGGCTGTGAGGCATGCTGGGAACGCGATGCGTGGTTGGTGTTGGTGACCAATGTGGCGGACTACGGTGGTGTCAACATTGCCCCTGATGCCCGCCCTGACGACGGAGCGTTGGATTTGGTCGTTTTGCCCGCCCACAGCAAGGTGGATTACTTCCGTTTCGGGGTGCTAGGTTGGTTGGGATGGCATCTGCGCCATCCTGAAGTCGTCGTCCGTCCAATTCGGCGTGCTCGCATCGTGTCCGCTCCCCCTGTCCCGACCCAGTTGGACGGGGAACCGGCGCCGACCACACCGGTGGATGTTCAGGTGGTGCCCCGTGCCCTGACCGTTTTGCTACCCCGCACGCCTTTGCGAGCGCAACACCGCGTGGCTTCAACGCTCTAA
- the ssb_1 gene encoding Single-stranded DNA-binding protein, with amino-acid sequence MFNRVILVGRLVADPEVRYTPDGIPIASFRLAVDRPTRRGTERQTDFIRIVTFRRLAEFAQNYLTKGRLVLVEGRLQVNSYTDRMGQRRTAVDVIAFTVQFMDRKPEGVAPTAASAVAGTSFPAPIEPDALPEQDVPIDEVVLDELPLPDEEGSEEFPF; translated from the coding sequence TTGTTCAATCGTGTAATTCTTGTCGGGCGCTTGGTCGCAGACCCTGAAGTGCGTTACACCCCCGATGGCATCCCCATTGCCTCTTTTCGGTTGGCAGTGGACCGACCGACCCGGCGGGGCACGGAACGGCAGACAGACTTCATCCGCATCGTGACCTTCCGCCGTCTGGCGGAGTTCGCCCAGAATTACCTGACGAAGGGGCGCCTCGTCCTGGTGGAAGGGCGCTTGCAGGTCAATAGTTACACTGACCGCATGGGGCAACGCCGCACCGCTGTTGATGTTATCGCATTTACAGTTCAGTTTATGGACCGCAAACCGGAGGGCGTCGCACCGACAGCGGCGTCTGCGGTTGCCGGCACATCGTTTCCGGCGCCAATAGAGCCCGATGCTCTCCCCGAACAAGATGTGCCGATTGACGAAGTAGTGCTGGACGAATTGCCTCTCCCTGACGAGGAAGGAAGCGAAGAGTTTCCGTTCTGA